In the genome of Altererythrobacter sp. TH136, one region contains:
- the sucC gene encoding ADP-forming succinate--CoA ligase subunit beta: MNIHEYQAKELLAQHGIAVPAGHAALSVEEAVAAAKQLPGPLYVVKAQIHAGGRGKGKFTELGPDAKGGVRLAKSIEEVEANAREMLGNTLVTIQTGDAGKEVQRLYITDGVDIESEFYLSLLVDRATGRVAFVVSTEGGMDIEAVAHDTPERITTFSIDPAEGFQPHHGRAVAFALKLKGDLNKQAQKLSRQLYDAFMATDCSMLEINPLVVTEDQRLLVLDAKMSFDTNALYRHPEIEALRDKTEEDPAEVEASEYDLAYIKLDGNIGCMVNGAGLAMATMDIIKLNGAFPANFLDVGGGASKEKVTAAFKIILKDPAVKGILVNIFGGIMKCDIIADGIVAAAKDVNLSVPLVVRLEGTNVEQGKAILDNSGLAIVSADDLGDAARKIVAEVKQAA; encoded by the coding sequence ATGAACATCCACGAATACCAGGCGAAGGAACTGCTCGCACAGCATGGCATCGCGGTGCCCGCGGGTCATGCGGCATTGAGCGTCGAGGAAGCGGTCGCGGCGGCGAAGCAGCTTCCCGGGCCGCTCTACGTCGTCAAGGCGCAGATTCACGCCGGCGGCCGCGGCAAGGGCAAGTTCACCGAACTAGGCCCCGATGCCAAGGGCGGCGTCCGGCTGGCGAAGTCGATCGAAGAGGTTGAGGCGAACGCCCGCGAGATGCTCGGCAACACGCTGGTGACGATCCAGACCGGCGACGCCGGCAAGGAAGTGCAGCGCCTCTACATCACCGACGGCGTCGATATCGAAAGCGAATTCTACCTCTCGCTGCTGGTCGACCGGGCGACGGGCCGGGTGGCGTTCGTGGTTTCGACCGAAGGCGGAATGGACATCGAGGCGGTCGCGCACGACACGCCCGAGCGGATCACGACCTTCTCCATCGATCCCGCCGAAGGGTTCCAGCCGCACCATGGCCGCGCCGTGGCGTTCGCGCTGAAGCTGAAGGGCGATCTGAACAAGCAGGCCCAGAAGCTCAGCCGGCAGCTGTACGATGCCTTCATGGCCACCGACTGCTCGATGCTCGAGATCAACCCGCTGGTAGTGACCGAAGACCAGCGGCTGCTGGTGCTCGACGCCAAGATGAGCTTCGATACCAACGCACTCTACCGCCACCCCGAAATCGAGGCGCTGCGCGACAAGACCGAAGAAGACCCGGCCGAAGTCGAAGCGAGCGAATACGACCTCGCGTACATCAAGCTGGACGGCAACATCGGCTGCATGGTGAACGGTGCCGGTCTGGCGATGGCGACGATGGACATCATCAAGCTGAACGGTGCGTTCCCGGCCAACTTCCTCGACGTCGGTGGCGGCGCTTCGAAGGAAAAGGTCACCGCGGCGTTCAAGATCATACTGAAGGACCCGGCCGTGAAGGGGATCCTGGTCAACATCTTCGGCGGGATCATGAAATGCGACATCATCGCTGACGGGATCGTCGCCGCAGCCAAGGATGTGAACCTGTCGGTCCCGCTGGTCGTTCGGCTGGAGGGCACCAACGTGGAGCAGGGCAAGGCCATCCTCGACAATTCGGGCCTGGCGATCGTCAGCGCCGATGATCTCGGCGATGCGGCCCGCAAGATCGTCGCCGAGGTCAAGCAGGCCGCCTGA
- a CDS encoding DUF389 domain-containing protein codes for MSIPAGEQRLEASRRGGAFAGVGKKGHGRAATIAAIARDARLTRGYLLQIVLSTAIAHLGLLMDSAPVVIGAMLISPLLAPIMGFGFALATFDGRLLRRSLQTLGIGTGAAILVALLLTVLSPITDATPALLARVRPSLLDLMVAIFGGVAGAYALLRKFSATLVGVAIATALIPPLATVGWGLALGRYEYAGGALLLYITNTAAIAFMATVVARFNGFGTGLSPRQTWIQSGGILAALAILAIPLAFSLSAIVREARTTTVLRDSLEKMIGPAATIDRFDVDYQSRRPGVTAVVIAPAFAPGLEKSFGKLARDELGNSTRVSVIQLRNGTAEAESQRLAQAAAARENALTAREAQRVRAALAVSFAIDPAEVLIDAERRDAAVRLTPGDEDEERDSGAADPAAAVRAAYPDWSIEVVRPIPAPQPSAAPAPARETTPQAPAGTIARPQQ; via the coding sequence GTGAGCATCCCGGCGGGCGAGCAGCGTCTGGAGGCTAGCCGCCGAGGCGGGGCGTTCGCCGGGGTCGGCAAGAAGGGACATGGCCGCGCGGCGACAATCGCCGCGATCGCGCGCGATGCCCGCCTGACCCGCGGCTATCTGCTGCAGATCGTCCTATCGACGGCAATCGCCCATCTTGGCTTGCTGATGGATTCGGCCCCGGTGGTGATCGGTGCCATGCTGATCTCGCCGCTGCTGGCGCCGATCATGGGCTTCGGGTTCGCGTTGGCGACCTTCGACGGACGGCTGCTGCGGCGTTCGCTGCAGACGCTTGGCATCGGCACCGGCGCGGCGATCCTCGTCGCGCTGCTGCTGACCGTGCTGTCGCCGATCACCGATGCGACCCCCGCCCTGCTCGCGCGCGTGCGGCCCAGCCTGCTCGACCTGATGGTCGCGATCTTCGGCGGGGTCGCGGGGGCCTATGCGCTGCTGCGCAAGTTCTCCGCCACCCTCGTGGGCGTCGCCATCGCCACCGCCCTGATCCCTCCTCTGGCGACCGTGGGCTGGGGTCTGGCGTTGGGGCGATATGAATATGCCGGCGGCGCGCTTCTGCTCTACATCACCAACACCGCCGCGATCGCGTTCATGGCGACGGTCGTGGCGCGCTTCAACGGCTTCGGCACCGGGCTGTCTCCGCGCCAGACCTGGATCCAGAGCGGAGGCATCCTGGCCGCCCTCGCGATCCTGGCGATCCCGCTCGCCTTCAGCCTGTCCGCCATCGTGCGCGAGGCGCGCACCACCACGGTGTTGCGGGATTCGCTTGAGAAGATGATCGGCCCCGCGGCAACGATCGATCGCTTCGATGTCGATTACCAATCTCGCAGGCCAGGAGTGACTGCGGTGGTGATCGCGCCCGCTTTTGCCCCTGGCCTCGAAAAGTCGTTTGGCAAGCTCGCCCGCGACGAGCTGGGGAACAGCACCCGCGTGTCGGTCATCCAGCTGCGCAACGGTACCGCTGAAGCGGAAAGCCAGCGCCTTGCACAGGCAGCAGCCGCGCGCGAAAATGCTCTGACCGCCCGTGAGGCGCAGCGGGTGCGCGCCGCACTGGCGGTGTCCTTTGCCATCGACCCGGCGGAGGTGCTGATTGACGCCGAGCGCCGGGATGCCGCCGTACGGCTCACACCCGGCGATGAGGACGAGGAACGGGACAGCGGCGCCGCCGACCCAGCTGCGGCGGTGCGCGCTGCCTATCCCGACTGGTCGATCGAGGTAGTGCGGCCGATACCCGCGCCTCAACCGAGCGCCGCCCCCGCACCTGCACGCGAGACTACCCCCCAGGCGCCCGCTGGAACAATTGCACGTCCTCAGCAGTAG
- a CDS encoding electron transfer flavoprotein subunit beta/FixA family protein — protein sequence MKILVPVKRVIDYNVKPRVKADGSGVDLANVKMSMNPFDEIAVEEALRLKEKGAATEVVVVSIGPAKATETLRTGLAMGADRAILVQSDDEVEPLAVAKILKAIADAEQPGLVILGKQAIDDDSNQTGQMLAALMGRPQGTFANEVTVEGDHVTVKREIDGGLETVKLAMPAIVTTDLRLNEPRYASLPNIMKAKSKPLETKSPADYGVDTAPRIKTVKVAEPPVRQAGIKVADVDELVAKMKALGIA from the coding sequence ATGAAGATCCTCGTCCCCGTGAAGCGGGTAATCGACTACAACGTGAAGCCGCGGGTCAAGGCCGACGGTAGCGGGGTCGATCTTGCGAACGTCAAGATGAGCATGAACCCGTTCGACGAGATCGCGGTCGAAGAAGCGCTGCGCCTGAAGGAAAAGGGCGCCGCTACCGAGGTCGTGGTGGTTAGCATCGGTCCGGCAAAGGCCACTGAAACGCTGCGCACCGGCCTTGCCATGGGCGCTGACCGGGCGATCCTGGTTCAGTCCGACGACGAGGTCGAGCCGCTGGCGGTCGCCAAGATCCTGAAAGCCATCGCCGACGCCGAACAGCCCGGCCTGGTGATCCTGGGCAAGCAGGCGATCGACGACGATTCGAACCAGACCGGCCAGATGCTCGCCGCGCTGATGGGTCGGCCCCAGGGCACTTTCGCGAACGAGGTCACCGTCGAAGGCGATCACGTCACCGTGAAGCGCGAGATCGACGGTGGACTGGAGACGGTCAAGCTGGCGATGCCTGCGATCGTCACCACCGACCTGCGCCTCAACGAGCCGCGCTACGCCTCGCTGCCCAACATCATGAAGGCCAAGTCCAAGCCGCTCGAGACCAAGAGCCCGGCCGACTACGGCGTCGACACCGCGCCGCGGATCAAGACCGTCAAGGTCGCGGAGCCGCCGGTCCGCCAGGCCGGTATCAAGGTCGCCGACGTCGACGAGCTGGTCGCCAAGATGAAGGCGCTGGGCATCGCGTAA
- a CDS encoding FAD-binding protein produces MKTLVLVEHDNTSVKDATLAVVTAASKLGEVHLLVAGSGCGAAAEAAARIAGVGKVHVADDAAYENQLAENVAPLVVDLMGHHDAFLAAATTNGKNIAPRVAALLDVMQLSEITGIEGERTFVRPIYAGNAIATVETSDAKLVITVRGTAFDKAASEGGNGIIEAVSGTGDAGLSSFVGSELAKSERPELTSAKVIVSGGRALKDGETFKELIFPLADKLNAGVGASRAAVDAGYVPNDFQVGQTGKIVAPEVYIAVGISGAIQHLAGMKDSKTIIAINKDEDAPIFQVADIGLVGDLFKLVPELTQKL; encoded by the coding sequence ATGAAGACTCTCGTTCTGGTCGAACACGACAACACCTCGGTAAAAGACGCGACGCTGGCGGTGGTCACCGCGGCCTCGAAGCTCGGCGAAGTGCATTTGCTCGTCGCCGGCAGCGGCTGTGGAGCCGCGGCCGAGGCTGCCGCCAGGATCGCTGGCGTGGGCAAGGTTCACGTGGCCGACGATGCGGCTTACGAAAACCAGCTGGCGGAAAACGTCGCGCCGCTGGTGGTCGACCTGATGGGCCACCACGACGCGTTCCTGGCCGCGGCCACCACCAACGGCAAGAACATCGCCCCGCGCGTGGCCGCGCTGCTCGACGTGATGCAGCTGAGCGAGATCACCGGGATCGAGGGTGAGCGCACGTTTGTTCGCCCGATCTATGCCGGCAACGCCATCGCCACGGTGGAAACGAGCGATGCCAAGCTGGTCATCACCGTGCGCGGGACCGCGTTCGACAAGGCGGCCAGCGAGGGCGGCAATGGCATCATCGAGGCTGTCAGCGGAACGGGTGACGCCGGCCTGTCGAGCTTCGTCGGCAGCGAGCTTGCCAAGAGCGAACGTCCCGAGCTGACCAGCGCCAAGGTCATCGTGTCCGGCGGCCGCGCGCTGAAGGACGGCGAAACGTTCAAGGAACTGATCTTCCCGCTGGCCGACAAGCTGAACGCCGGCGTCGGCGCAAGCCGCGCAGCGGTGGACGCGGGCTATGTGCCCAACGATTTCCAGGTCGGTCAGACCGGCAAGATCGTCGCGCCCGAAGTGTACATCGCGGTCGGCATTTCCGGCGCGATCCAGCACCTTGCCGGGATGAAGGATTCCAAGACCATCATCGCCATCAACAAGGACGAGGACGCGCCGATCTTCCAGGTCGCCGACATCGGTCTGGTGGGCGACCTGTTCAAGCTGGTGCCGGAGCTGACCCAGAAGCTCTGA
- a CDS encoding GNAT family N-acetyltransferase, which translates to MRNAGSWPLHGYGSFAVRLRDQQPLIGNCGVFYSWRGLGEDFDDRPEAGWIVGEAYFGQGIAHEAMAAILEWFDHTQGPREVVAMIAPANVPSIRLAGKLGFVPTRLAQLPATAEDVQLFQRAPGG; encoded by the coding sequence CTGCGCAACGCCGGTTCCTGGCCCTTGCATGGCTACGGCTCGTTCGCCGTGCGCCTGCGGGACCAGCAGCCCCTCATCGGCAATTGCGGCGTGTTCTATTCGTGGCGGGGGTTGGGCGAGGACTTCGACGACCGGCCCGAGGCCGGCTGGATCGTGGGCGAGGCCTACTTTGGCCAAGGCATCGCGCACGAAGCCATGGCGGCCATCCTCGAATGGTTCGATCACACGCAGGGTCCGCGAGAGGTCGTCGCCATGATTGCGCCCGCCAACGTCCCGTCGATCCGTTTGGCCGGGAAGCTGGGTTTCGTGCCTACGCGACTGGCGCAGCTGCCGGCTACTGCTGAGGACGTGCAATTGTTCCAGCGGGCGCCTGGGGGGTAG